The window AGTGCTTCGGAACGTCCGTCAACACGTTTCGCCGCGGCTGCGGAACGCGCAAAGATCGACGAGACAGCGGAGCGCGAAGCGCTCGCCGCGACCGGCAATCGATTTGTCGCAGCGGCCCCGCCATTTGCGCCGCTGTTTGAGTCCAGTGCTGCCGGGGCAAGTGCATTGCCGTCGAGATCGCTCGGAGCGATCGTGACCATGCCAAAAGCACTAGCCGAGCCACCTATTATCAATGCGGACTGGCGAATGGAATTAGCCGTCAGATCGCTGCCGGAGTTGACCACTAAGTTGCCCGTGCCGTCGATTATGCCGACCAATTGATCGGTGCCAGATACCAGGATGCCAGCGGCCGCGGTGCTGTTGTTGCTAATATTGACACTGTTCGAACCGCCGGTCAGGTCCGAGATGTTGCCAGCGAGTTCGAGCTGCGCATCGGCCATAATCGTGACGGTGACTCCCGGACTGAACGTCGGAGTCGCCGGCTCGTTAAACCGCAACGATCCGCCATCCAACTGCATGTTGCCGTTGAAACTTTTGGCTTCGGTGAAAGTCAGCGTGCCCGCCCCAATTTTGGTAAGTGCGCTGTAGGTGTCCCAAGCGGCGGTCGAGGAAGAGGCGACGGTAACGTGCTGCGTGGCATCCAGCGCCGCAATCAATTGATCAGCAATGGCGGGCAATGGCGCGAGCAGATTGATCGTCTGAGACCCGGCCGGCAAGTCGAACTGGATGGTGTGCGTTAGGCCGGGTGCTCCCGCGGCGTTGAGCAAGGCTTGCCGCAGCGTTCCCGTGCCGCTGTCTCCACTGGTCGTGACTTGGGCGGGCACGTTTTCAACGAAGCTTGTGCTGGCGCCGTTGACCAGAGCGTTGCCCGCAGCATCAATTATTCCCGACCCGGCCGCAGTCAGGGTCAGAACATATGTACCTGGAGTATCGGTCAGGCTGGCCAAGTTGCCGAGAGTGAAGGTTGTGTTGTCGCTCGTAGTTAATGTCTGCGACGAGGTAAGCAGGTTAGCGCCATCGTTCTGCGCGAGAGATAGCGCGGCCAAGACGAACTCAGTCACCGGCTCACTAAACACGATGTTCAGCTGCGCGACCGCCGAGATTTGCGGATTGGGGCCAACGGGGGTGATCGCGACGGTCGGTGGAGTCAAGTCGATGACGAAACTGCTCGCGGTATTGACGGCCAGCGGACTCCCGGCCGCATCGGCGATGCCCGAGCCAGACGCAGTGAGCGTGAGGGTATAAGTGCCGCTCGATCCGGTGAGCTGGGCCAAGTTCCCCAGCGTGAAAGTGGCGTTGTCGCTCGTAGAAAAAGTCTGTGACGCGGTCAGCAGGTTGGCACCACCGTCTCGTGTCAGCGATAGCGACGCCAAGACAAAGCCCGTGACGGGCTCGTTGAAGACGATTTGCATTTGTGCGACGGTCGAATTTCGCGGACTAGGACTGACGGGTGTAATTGTCGCAGTGGGTGGAGTGGCGTCGACAACGGTATTGAGGAAATACTCGCCGGTCGTGCCGCCGCCGCTAACGTGAATGCGATAGAATCCGCTGACTGCCGCTTGTTGAATGATCGACTGGTTCCCGGCGACGGAACCGAGGAGCACATCGGAGGGGCTATAGAGCTGGATTTGCGGACTCAGATTGTTGACGAATTGTGCGGGCCCGCCGCCGGGTATAATATAGGTCTGGACCGATAGGCTCATGCCCGCGTTGAGGTCGACAGCATACCAGTCGTCTGGGGTCGCATCCAGAATCGCGCCCAGGACGCCACGGGTTCCGCTGATATTCTGGGCCGCGGCGAAGTTCGTGCCAGTTTTTGTGTCGAAATCGGAATTGCGATCGATAACCAGTGTGTATGGCGTGCCATCGTCGCCGCTTACGGCGGCATAATAGGTGCCGGCTTTGGGGGCCACGAAGCCCTCGATGGCTTGGCCAACGTCGGTATTAAGCGTCGTGCCGCTGGCCAATGTGGTGCCTTGTGCGTTCTGCAAAACCAGAGTAACAGCGCCGGCGCTTTGAGACGTGACGACCAGCATCGCCGTCTGTCCGGCCGTGAGACTGAAGGCGTAATCGTCAGGAACGCTCAGTCCGACCCCGATCTCAGTGCTGACACCACTACCGATATAGGGGCTGTTGGTCGACTTGTATGACAGAAGCAGGGAGTTTCCGGCCGAGGATTGGTCACCGCTTGCCTTAACTCCAAGGGTGGCCGTGACGCCGCCGGCGCCGAAATCGCCGCTATTGAGATTCAGATAGTTGAATAGGATCGTGCCGTCCGCGTCGAGAATCGCCTCGAACGTGACCAATCCGGCATTGTTACCATTGGTAAAGCTCACATCGTTCCATTGCACGACCAGTCGCTGGTTGCTACCGGAGCCCTTGACCTGCCAATACACGTCTGAATTTGCCGAGCCGCTCACCACTAAGTCGGCCCACAGCGGAGCAATGGTCGGCCCGCTGGGCGACGATTGCAGGTTCGAGTTAGCGTAGGCGGACGTGCCAGTGCCGCTTCCCAAAGTAATTAGACCATTACTGGAAACATTGAACGTTGCGTACGAGGTGCCATAAAAGTTGAAGGCGAAAGTCCCACTAAGACCCACCGAAACAAAGCCATCGTCAACGCCCTTGAGAATCGCCGAGCCGGTGGAACTGATATCGTCGAACTGCTGGGCGACCGTGGCGGCCTGGTAGCCGAAGGCATCGGACGCAGAGCGATGGTGCGTCGTGATCGCGCCGGCAACGGCGCCGCGCTGGGCGCTGTTCCCCAGCGCGATGAAGCTGGGGTCGATGTTCTGGGCGGTCGTCACAGAATTGTTGGCGGCTCCGCCATGTGCAGAAGTGGAAAGTGCGGCGTTCAAATAGGCCTGTACAACATAACTGCCAATAGTGTCGCTCAGCCCATCGATGTTAAACGTATACGTACCGGTCGTGGGGATCGGTGTAGTTTGCAGGATGACCGGCGTGCCGGCAGCGATCGATGACGCGGAAGTTAATACGCCGGGGCCGTCGACAACGACGCCGGGTTGCAAGCCAGCGGCCGGCGTGACGAGCACCGTCAGCGTTTGTCCGGCAGCCACCGACAACGCAAACGATTCGGTGCCGCCCGCAAAGTCAATTGAGCCGCCGACGCTGTTCTGATAAATCAACGAGCCGTCCGGACTAATTGACGCGAGAGGCGTGGGGAAGACTATGTAAGTGAATGTCGCGCTGAAAGACGATAATGAAACTCCATCGCTCCTTCGGGCGATTTTGCCGGCCGCAATCGACATAGTTTGGAGCCCCAGCGTCGTCACGGGGCTGGAGTTGAATCGAAACGTCAGTGTCTTCGCGTCGGTTTGCGTCACGGAGTCGGCAGGAATTCCATTGACCTGCAATGCGGCCGCCGACACATTCGTCGTTGCATACGGGGAACTGAAAACGACGGTGAAACTGGTCGGCGGGGACGTGACGGTCCCGGCAGCCGACGGCCTGGACGAGCTTACGGTGTAGGGACCGATCAGCCCGGCGACCACCGACGGCACGATGGGCGAGCCAAGACCGGTCACGAGATCGTACCCAGGCCCGGCATTGCTGCCGTTGCTACCAATGATGATGTCGTTGAAGTCGGCGCTGGGCAAAGAATATAGCTTCGGGAGCGTGCCCGTTGCGCCGTCCAGCGAGGCCAGTTCATTGATAGCACGCCCCTGATTTGCGACTGCAATCAGGGCGCCCCATGCAACCACCGAGAAGCTGGTGCCGCCGGTTTGCATCCAGGGAGTCGTGCCGTAATCCCACGAATCGTAAATCGCTACGTAGGTTCCGGCGTCGAAAGCAACGTCCGGCGCCGTGCGCACCGAGCTGCTGAACCGCGTTACCACGCCATTTTGATAAGCCGGCTGTGGCTCAATCGTGCTGATCCCGCCGCCGCTGCCGCTCCAACCGGACTCGCCGATCCCGCCGTCGCCAGGTTGTGGGACACGATTGCCGTTGGCATCCACCGTCAGGGTGGTGCCGCCGACCGCGACGACGTTGGGCGAATAGGCGGGATATTCTGCAGGTTGTCCGGCGTCACCGGTCGAGGCCAAGAATGTGACACCGGTATGATTGATGGGAGTTGTAAAATGCGAATTGTCGCCAAGATCGCTCGAGTGCTCCTCGCGACCGAAGCTCATCGATACGACGGTCACGCTCGGCACGTTGCGAGCGTAATCCACGGCCGCGTACAAATCTGGGTCTGAGCCGCTATTGGCCTCTACCAGAAGGATGTTGGCGCCTGGGGCCAAAACATGTGCCCACTCGACGTCCAGCGAGGTTTCCAGCTCCCAGGAATTGTTTCCTGCTCCGGCCGGATCGGTTCCGGGAAAAGCGGTCGTGCTACCGGTTTGGCTGACCTTCGTGAAGGTCGGGGGGGCGGGCAGACCAAAATACGTGTCGAACTGCTGCAAGTCGCCGAGAATATTCGGATCGTCGTAGGCGTCGATGATCGCAATCGTCTGACCAGAGCCATCGCCCTGGACTGCGCTATAGGAGAATGTCGTTTGGTCGAAGCCGTAGGCGTGGCGGAGCTGGCTCGGAGTGAGGGCACCGCCGGGAGGCGCGGAATTGGCTAGTGGAACCGAGCTGCCGGCGGGAGGGACAAGCACCAAGGTCGGCTTCGCCGTGGATTGCGTCGACAGCAGCCGGCGCGATTCAAGCTGCTCGAACGCCGGGCGAAAGTGCCGCCTGCCGGAGTTCCGCCGAGTTGGCTTGGGATGACGATTACAGCCCGATCCCCACAGTTGTCGCTGCGAATTCAAATCTGCTGGCGACATCACGAATGGCGATTGGGCCCCGATTGCCGATAAACCAATCTCGCTTGAAATCGATATACGTGGCCGACACAGCCAGCGTCGGCGGCCGGCGCTGGCTGCGTCCAGGCCGCACTTGCCAACTCAGCCCCGCCTATAGCGTAACGAGCTTTCCATCCCCTTTTTTCTCGACGCTCTCTGCTCTCCGCCACCTGTTCCAGTCACCCTTGTTGCCCCTGCAACTTTGCCGCCAGTTCTTGGTACGCCGGTCTTTCCATTGGATTCAAGTTTTCGGGCTTAAGCCCCTTCTTTCGGGCCTCGTGCAGCGCCTGCGCAGCAGCTTGAGTCTGCCCAAGCTGATAACAGGCCAGTGCGCGGTGGAATTCGCGGTTTGGCCGAGGTTCGGCGCTCAGGGCTTGTTCCAAATCTGTCAGGGCTTGTTGCGGTTTGCCGAGCGCGAGGTAAACGGAAGCCCGAGAATCCAAGAGCGCCGGGAGCGGGCCAGCCGCTGCGATGGCTTGATCGACAAGTTGGAGTGCTTCGTCGAGTTGTTTTTTCTCAAGCGCGAGGAGCATGGCCAGATTGTTCATGGATACGACGTTCGACGCGTCTTTTTTCAGGACTTCCCGGTAGGTCTTTATTGCATCGTCAAAACGTTCCTGGCGGATGCGAAGATCCGCCAAGGCGATCAAAAGCGCCGGCGCATGATCGGTCCGGTCAACCGCCGCCAGCAGTAGATTCTCGAGCGGGGAGCGAGGAGCGGAGGGGGCGACAGCGGGGTCGCTTTCCACGAGTTCGACGATGGCTTGGGCTAGGGAATTGGGATCGGCTTTGGTGCCGGTTGCTTCCAGCAGCGAGAGCGATTCGTCGAACCGGCCTCGGCGGGCGAGAAAGCCGGCCAGCGCGAGTTGCTGTTCGGGCTGCTCCCCGACGCTTTTCCGGTACATGCTTTCCGCCTCGGCAAGCAGCTTGTCGGCGGCCGGGGATCGATCCGGGCCGGTCGCGCCACGGGACAATTCTTCAAGCCGTGCGGCGACGAGCAACGCTTTCTTTGTTGCTTCGGCCGGAGGCAACTCTTGCCGTGCCAGGGCGTCGCGCAACGTTTGGATGGCCGCATCGACTTGCCCGTGCTTGACGAGCAATTCCGCTTTGAGGCTGGCGGTCGCGAACTCGTTAGGAGCGATTTGCTCCAGACGGCGAATCCAGAGTTCGGCCTCGTCGGCCTCGTCGTGCTGGAGGAGTTGGGTCAGGTACAGGG of the Pirellulales bacterium genome contains:
- a CDS encoding Ig-like domain-containing protein; its protein translation is MSPADLNSQRQLWGSGCNRHPKPTRRNSGRRHFRPAFEQLESRRLLSTQSTAKPTLVLVPPAGSSVPLANSAPPGGALTPSQLRHAYGFDQTTFSYSAVQGDGSGQTIAIIDAYDDPNILGDLQQFDTYFGLPAPPTFTKVSQTGSTTAFPGTDPAGAGNNSWELETSLDVEWAHVLAPGANILLVEANSGSDPDLYAAVDYARNVPSVTVVSMSFGREEHSSDLGDNSHFTTPINHTGVTFLASTGDAGQPAEYPAYSPNVVAVGGTTLTVDANGNRVPQPGDGGIGESGWSGSGGGISTIEPQPAYQNGVVTRFSSSVRTAPDVAFDAGTYVAIYDSWDYGTTPWMQTGGTSFSVVAWGALIAVANQGRAINELASLDGATGTLPKLYSLPSADFNDIIIGSNGSNAGPGYDLVTGLGSPIVPSVVAGLIGPYTVSSSRPSAAGTVTSPPTSFTVVFSSPYATTNVSAAALQVNGIPADSVTQTDAKTLTFRFNSSPVTTLGLQTMSIAAGKIARRSDGVSLSSFSATFTYIVFPTPLASISPDGSLIYQNSVGGSIDFAGGTESFALSVAAGQTLTVLVTPAAGLQPGVVVDGPGVLTSASSIAAGTPVILQTTPIPTTGTYTFNIDGLSDTIGSYVVQAYLNAALSTSAHGGAANNSVTTAQNIDPSFIALGNSAQRGAVAGAITTHHRSASDAFGYQAATVAQQFDDISSTGSAILKGVDDGFVSVGLSGTFAFNFYGTSYATFNVSSNGLITLGSGTGTSAYANSNLQSSPSGPTIAPLWADLVVSGSANSDVYWQVKGSGSNQRLVVQWNDVSFTNGNNAGLVTFEAILDADGTILFNYLNLNSGDFGAGGVTATLGVKASGDQSSAGNSLLLSYKSTNSPYIGSGVSTEIGVGLSVPDDYAFSLTAGQTAMLVVTSQSAGAVTLVLQNAQGTTLASGTTLNTDVGQAIEGFVAPKAGTYYAAVSGDDGTPYTLVIDRNSDFDTKTGTNFAAAQNISGTRGVLGAILDATPDDWYAVDLNAGMSLSVQTYIIPGGGPAQFVNNLSPQIQLYSPSDVLLGSVAGNQSIIQQAAVSGFYRIHVSGGGTTGEYFLNTVVDATPPTATITPVSPSPRNSTVAQMQIVFNEPVTGFVLASLSLTRDGGANLLTASQTFSTSDNATFTLGNLAQLTGSSGTYTLTLTASGSGIADAAGSPLAVNTASSFVIDLTPPTVAITPVGPNPQISAVAQLNIVFSEPVTEFVLAALSLAQNDGANLLTSSQTLTTSDNTTFTLGNLASLTDTPGTYVLTLTAAGSGIIDAAGNALVNGASTSFVENVPAQVTTSGDSGTGTLRQALLNAAGAPGLTHTIQFDLPAGSQTINLLAPLPAIADQLIAALDATQHVTVASSSTAAWDTYSALTKIGAGTLTFTEAKSFNGNMQLDGGSLRFNEPATPTFSPGVTVTIMADAQLELAGNISDLTGGSNSVNISNNSTAAAGILVSGTDQLVGIIDGTGNLVVNSGSDLTANSIRQSALIIGGSASAFGMVTIAPSDLDGNALAPAALDSNSGANGGAAATNRLPVAASASRSAVSSIFARSAAAAKRVDGRSEALLARGSDQWRSSSSASGSTRPSSEPQPSATWMALARVTIAAISPAANQPPPPFCRSSLGGSEIMQTEIPLPALSDVRSPSTGFRHFGALDKVIASGWEITNDNYWSGWERVDGQTVYGEPSAAGLADNLLELL